The Xenopus laevis strain J_2021 chromosome 4L, Xenopus_laevis_v10.1, whole genome shotgun sequence genomic sequence AGAGTGAGGCATTCCGACCTTAAGGGTTCAGAACTCTTTTACTTTTCAATAGTGGTTTGACCCTCATTTTGTTTATGAGAATCTTATAAATCTATGAAACCATGGTCATAACAGTCACTGTCCTTTAGTGCCATGAGTATCCAAGGcctgggctgtccaactggaagtCTGCAGACTGACGTGGTCCTCTAAAGGAATTTTACAGTTCAAGGGCTCTGTAGATATGTAGGTTTTATATCATCTGAAAATAAGATCTTATTGGCAACATGACGACATGTAAAAATTCACAATCAAATATCAGTAGAATTTGCCTTCAGGGTGAGCCCTACCTTGCACTGGATCCCttggagcaggggtccccaaacttttttttaccacattcaagtgcaaaaagagttggggagcaacacaagaatgaaaaagttgatcaaaagtgctgtgattggctatttggtagcccctatgtggactggcagcctatgagAGTccctgtttggcagcacacctggattttatgcatccaaaacttgcctaaaaaccaggaattcaaatataagcacctgctttgaggccactgagtgcaacatccaagtggtttgtgagcaacatgttgctcgcgagctactggttggggatcattgccttGGAGGGTGCAGCAGTCTTACAATTTAAGATGGGTATAATACACCTATGTCCAGTCTGAgccaaatatattgaaaatgtgtTCTACCTATTAAAAAATCCTTGATGTTATTGATTTTGTTGTAAAATACCAatgggtgatttttttattactctgGCTACCACCTTCTCTTTCCTAGAAATTATATAAAGAAGCCCCTCCCTTTCCCTAACAGCTGTTCTGGCCTTAGCTTTACAGATATGGAGGAGTTCATGAAGCAGGAGGTTTCAAATGGAAGGGTAATTGCCTTCTCTTTCTCCAACAACTGCTCTGGAGTTAGGATCAAATATAATGAAAGTGCTTTCAGTTTCCCTATTCTTCATCGATTAGCAACATACATGTTCAGTAAGTGTAAGCCCTAGTTATTGGACCCATGTCAAAAGGGTGTGTATTACCCCTTAAACATCATATACTGTTgttaatgtatgtatatgtgctaGACACATCGACGCAGAGTAAGGTCTGTGTATTCAAATTAAAGCACATATAAAGCCCTCATAGAAAATGGCTTGTATGTCAATCACACTTGCCAGGTTGTAGAGATACAGATGTAGGAGAGACTAAGGCCTCTGTACATGTAGGTACATCATCCTTATTAcatttatactgtttatataataatgaaataatattcaTATAATAATGATAACATATTACACCTCTGGCCATGCAGGTTCCAGCTCTGATTGTGTATGGTGACAAAGATGAACAACTGGGAGAATTATCCCTTCGCAACCTGAAGAATCTGCCCAATCATAGGGTGTTCTGCATGAAAGGGGCTGGACATGCATGTTACCTGGATGACCCGGACACTTGGCATCAAGGGCTAATGGGATTCCTCAGCAGCCTCAAATAAAGGGAGGAGACACCTCTGAATATCCCACTGAGAACATTTCCAACCCAGTACCCAGCAATTGTAATAGAATTTGTTTCCTTATCAGCAACTAAATAGATATATTGTAACAATAAACACaagatttattaatacacttgGTTATGTCTTGGAGTATTGGTAATAAAGTACATtcgaacccccattttatgtttttcagggtacaagaaaaaaatattgtacaatccaggaaaatgtaaaatcagggaaatgtattatgcataatatataggtgggaacacacaggggtgcttcgccaatgaggcaagttgaggctgtcgtctcaggcggcagcaccccgctaggtaccaagggcagcaaaaatgctgctactggtactttaagagcgaatttccaggggaggggggggcagcagcaggcagtggaggggccaggatcgcccctgggaacacaaaacaacaattaagagaaaacttaaaatcagcgGATTTagaattgaggttccactgtactaCTGAGTAGCACTCTGCCTGTTTCCTAACTATAAATCTAGGTATACATTCActatatcaggggtgcccaaactttttgcaatgagggccagatttggtgaggtgaaaatgtgtgggagccgaccattcagcctgacgttctttgaaccattaacatcatttaactcatttaaacaaggaattgtgtagccatagcagtaatatttgggcacattattgaaatgatctgccacttggtctatactgctgcctgtgtgctgaagttgttagtaatagacacatactggaacatagtgacgccatacttctttagtttactgtaatgGCACTATTTCTGAGAAAACAgtaaacaggtatgggagctgttatccttgGATGATCagtacctgaggttttccagataagggatctttccataagttgTATCGCCATACATACTAATAAAAATTcattaaacgttaaataaacccagcagactggttttgcttccaataaggattaattatatcttagtttggatcaagtacaaggtgctgtgttattattacagagaaaaaggaaatcatttttaaaaatgtgcattatttacttaaaatggagtctatgggatatggcctgagaatggatcctgtacctgtattttgAAAACAGTATTATTCACTCTAATAGAATCCCTTAACTTTATGGAATcattttacttcccttttaaatatCTCTGTTACCAACTGTATTGCTGCATTTCTGCCCCACATGCCATAACTAAGCAAATACCTGCATTCACACACTATAACCTGCACTGCCCAAACCCTCTTCCCTCCTTACCTGCTTCTTGTAGAGTCCGAGTCAATCAGCAGAGTCTCACTGGCACAAACAGCTTTTTACTGCACGTTTACACCAATCAATGCTCATATCCACAGTACTGATCTGTTAGTTTTTACACCAAAAATAAATCAAACGATAAATTCAAAGATTATACGTATAAGTTCAGGGtgaacagggctggatttccttATCGGGCAACCCTAGGCCCACCGCCATGCCTTGCCCCAGCACCTTGACAAGTGGGCATGCACAAATTTCTTTTGTCAGGTCCGGAGCACTGAAGATTGGCAtccgggaaatttaaaaaactaccaAATCCCAATGTGGATGCTGTTGGATGGCATaccgcccctaaaatccttctGCACTAGGCCTTTGGGGctttcccacaaatctgggcctgagggTGAATCCtgtttaaaggtccccatagacgcaaagatttttctttactgaacgaccaattttagtgcaatccaaccaataaCAAATTAATGCAGGTGCTGCTAGcttaattgattaattaaataCTTGGTcacttatatttttttacatatttccatTTTTACACGCACTCACCAAGTAGTGATTGTGGTTGGGGTGCTGCTGCCCCAAACCCATCGCTAACTTAAAGACAGTATTAAGATTCAGGTGCACTCACCAGTCTCAGTTGGAGGCCGGGTGCTGCTCCCCGAACCCGTAGGTTGGGGAGAATACTTCACTTTGCAAATCCGCCTTGGGCACACACTCCAGTAACTCCTCGGACGCAGTGTAAGCTCAAAGAACAAGTCTTTATTTCATAACAGGTAACACCTAATGTGTTCTGTGTGTTTCCACACGTAGTCAAATTCCGTCAAATTATCgtaagttagtgggaatcgaacaatcgtacatcttgcgatttttcgtccgacatctgtcagaaaattgattggccaggttaaaacattttcatcggtcacagtgaaatttttctatgtttgcagggccaagcaggcagctaccctcagttttcctggcttcaactagacaatatcgcttgaaatggtctttttagttgatggacaaatcttacatttaaactatcatttcaagataatcttggtctcatgataacgaaaagatcttttaaaaatctttacatctatggccagcttaagtgagtAGGGCTGATCTGTACAGAGATGGGGTCTGTATATGCAGATGGAGCTCCTGATCCCCGCAGCCTGTTATGTGTATAGTGCTGTGCAGCGGCAAAAACATACATATATgacatatacaataaaaaaaattaaataaccatGAAAATCTTTCTATAGTCCAAATATAAGTTCCAAACGCAGCAATTTCCTTGCATATAAGGGGGTCTGTCCATATCTGAGGTTATCAGAACTGTACTGTAACTTTATTAAGTGCATAATATTTATATACgattataaaggggttgttcaccttccaacactttttatgtttttttttgttactattttctatttgtgacagtttttctaatattgaaagtttgtaaactgttttaaagtgatacttttCTTATGTTTGGCCCTGCTgggcagaatctctgggtttcattaaaggcagcagttaCAATTGATACTATAGTTGCTAGTActctacagatgctgctgagaaatgcatcaattaatgaagcaaaatgtaacagttccgaatctgcacctgaattaatgagctgccagactcaaacaccggaGGCAGGAACATAATTTtggaaaattgtacaaaaaaaaaaaaaaaggaaaaattataaaaagcctttatttataaaaagcctttatttctggagaacactCTGAAAACAACTGGTTACTGGCAGAGAAATAAACAGATTGGCTGGAAGGCAGGAGAAAGGCTTGATGCTTGCTGGGAGCCCCAGAGGACATGTGGGTAAAGAGGAGAGCCTTGTTGTGGCACCCAATCTTCAGTGAGGGCCACTGAGTTTATAAAGTAGCCCCTTCAGGAACTTCCAGCATCACAGGGAGTGGAAGAGCTGCCTGGTAACACTAACTGAATATTTGTGAAAGGCCTCGGTGCATTCAGCTTGGGAGAAGCCTAGAGCTCCAGTCAAGTATAAAGTGTCCTGTTTCTGGCTCAGCTAACTGTGAATCATTTTGCCTGTGTGTGGGTCCCCGGTGTGTGGTCCCCTGATTAAGGACAAGTCTTTATCATGAACCTGATACGTGGGAGCAACAGTCTTGTCCAAAGGAGAGGAACTTTGGGACATATTGCCAGGGACTGAACTGCAATTTCAATATCCCAACTGGAGgagagtgtgggactgtggcaccTTAAGGACTGTGCTAGCGAGTTAGATAGACCCCAGTGCAggattttctatttgcattatatactgttttatctttatttaaagtTGATACCTGTTTTGCTGCAATTCTGTGTGCCTTTAATTTTCCTAGTGGAAGTCCCTTGAGGTGCTCCTTGGTGCCCACTAGCTGGAGGCAAGCGACTaagctgtaaatcccagttcccagtatcatTCAATAAGAAAAGAGGTTACTGAACTGCAACCACGTGACAGCTAGAGAGTGATCCTGTTCTGCGGGCGTGTAACAAGAATGGATTACGCTTCCATCGTGACAGGATGTCCTTGTGGTACGGAATTTTCTTACGCCCATCTAAATCCAGCACATGGTCCTTAGCAGGGTCTGTAAATGGAACCAGAATCTTTTATGATAAATACACATTAGGAGCACTCCCCTCTCCCGTGGTTTTGGCACCCACAACTAAAAACCCCTAGTCAGTTATAGCCACACACACCCcccacacagggtcggactgggccagtgggaaaaCCCCCCAGTGTGCCACAGCCTAGTACCATTCCCTGATCAAGTGTTGCTCTTCCACCCCTCAAGGGCACAAGTAGAAGGAACACAACACATGCACAGGGGGTGGATGGGGAGGTATTGGCAGTGTATGAGAGCAGAGGAGTTATTGACTGGGGTAGGGGCCCCTGATGTGATAGGCCGGTGGTACCTGaccaccccagtctgacactgcactcCCATGTCTTGCCAAGAATGTTATTGAGCAGTACGTTCTGTGTCAGGGCATTTGCCCAGACATTTAAAACTCAGAATATCTCCAGTACTACTGCAGGGAATCATGacgttatatatttatttatttgttttttattttttttaaagcttaaaggggtggtttcacCTTCAGTTtatcttttagtgtgttatagaatggccaagtctaagcaatttttcaattggccttcatagtttttgaattatttgccttcttcttctgactctgcccagctttcaaatgggggggtcactgaccccatgtgaaaatcaaatgctctgtaaggctacaaatgtattgttattgtatttttattactcatcttccatgagctttcatattccagtctcttattcaaatcaatgcatggttgctagggtgatttgaatcctagcaaccagacggctgaaattaccaactggagagctgctgaataaaaagcgaaataaataaaaaaacacaaataataaaaaatgaaaaccaaatggtctcggaatatcactcgctacatcatactaaaagttaattcaaaggtttaAATGACTTCGGTGAATGCTGTTAACTCAGTGTTTGCTGAACTATATCTCACACAGCTTCAGCATTTCTTTTCTGTTGGTCAGAGGTACAGCCAGGAGCCACCAATATCCTCAAAAGAAGCGACAGCTCCACCTCTGCACGGCACTGCCACCTAGTGTTCAACAGGAGACACAGCTACCCGACGTTTCATATGGGCGCAACCAAGAGCTGGCTATAGGGGTGGAGTCAGAGGTAGAGAGGTGGGGAAAAAGAGACTGCAGCTGGGCGGGGACAAGCCAATAGAGTGTCAGTCGTGTCGCACATTCACATATCCAGGGCACGTATATTTAAATACACACCTATACACGAGCTAGAGGTCTGGACGTTGATCGCTCAGGGATGGGACTGGGTCGGCACAAACTCATTTTGCTGGTTCTGGTCTTGTCAGTGTCGGTGCTGCTCTACCTGCTGCTGCCCTCCGGCCAATCCGAGCGAGCTATGGAGCAACAAACCGAGTCCCTTTCCTCCGACCCCCAGAGCAACATCACCGTGCGCAGCGCGACCCTCTCCGGGGACTGGCCCACCTTCTACAGGGAGGCGGTGCCGCGCAACGGGATGGACGGGGTCGGCTCGGAGAGGTGAGTTCTGACAATAGGATTCATTGCTGCTCCATCTGTTTCACCTACAACTCCCAATAACCCCCCCCTTTGTTAGtttaggatgctgggagttgtagttgttaCATGGGACTTGGGCTGAGAGAGGCTCATAGCAGCAGCCAGGGGtttcgacatcgccaaacgagccgatctttccccgagatttccgaagacgcccgaagttgcctcatgaggaaacttcgggcgtcttcggaaattGAAACACCGctagtgcattggcgctggcgttttctcaatATAGCtggaggaaggcagttcagggagattgtcgccccgcagaagaggtgattagtcaccaggcgactaaatctcaccgaatctgtccgtgtgcttgaaccctcaACAtcaaaacccgtaccccccaccccacgtagacccccctcgaAACGGGCCACACTTTATACTTACCCttcggcgcagattctggcatcagagttccacgcagccatttTCCGGGTCTTCGGCACGCTGGGAGACCGGTgaagcagcgcatgcgcagttggagcaatttgcaggtttgcgacaactgcgcatgcaccgaaacttgctgaagcgctggaagaagacatgaagacccggaagacAGCTGCGTAGAActtcgatgcctgaatctgtgccaaggggtaagtataaagtattagGCAGTTGGGCTGAggggagttggggggggggggtacagtttttttgttttgaattctcctttaactgacagctggcctggatttgtggaaaggcccgggcctagggtggcaggattttagggggcggcatgctgcccaaccacacccacattggttcaaatacactggggatgcgctggatatacaatcattttttaaatttccccattgttgatgaaaatttgcacaaataaaggggaggggacaggggcgacgaacggtttTGAAACTTCAACttacaattgcttacaaaaacaaacctctaacTTGTAGTATCGGAGCAGTTAGAGGATttgccgcatcgctagtgcagtgagtgctattgctatttaaaaaaaaattcaggctcTTAAAGCTACCGGAGGCTTTTTGCCACTCCATGCCGCCTGaagcaagattctcaccttgcctcatggccctGCTTAgactttttagattgtaagctgtaatGGGCAGGTCCGACTTTAAATTCATCCATCAAGGTTCATAGCATTGCTATCTGCCCATTAAGCCTGGCACTGCCACCCATTGTAGGATCTCTATTTGGGTTCTGCAGCTTTAGGCCTTTGAGTcccaggcaggggcgtaactgcagaggaagcagactctgccccttgaagccctaattaatgtgccatttcaatatatattggtaaaacagtaacctctggatattttaaaatgaacttgttgtggggcccaataacatctattGTTGTGACTGTTCTATCCTCAGGTTTGTGGTGCTGCTGCTTCACGGCCGCTCCTTCACCTCTAAAACATGGCAGGATCTGGGCACACTGAGCAGCTTAGCAGAACACGGGTACCGAGCTGTGGCCATAGACCTTCCAGGTAATGTAAACTGCACCGCAACTTAATCATATGAAATCTGGGCTATAAAACTGCCTCTAAGCCTAAAAAGTACTGTTAAACCATGACAGTCTCAGTTCCATGTTTGTCAACCAGGCCACTCACCTGGGACAGGTGACATTATTCTCTTTTCTCCTTCTTCATGATCATCTCCTCTGGGTAACCCGCATGTGAGTGATATCTGCGCTGCATCATGGGAGTTTTTGCCTGTTCCTGGAGTACAGAGTGAATGCAATGTGGGTGGGTGAATGGGGCTCAATGGCAGCAACAAGAGCTGAGTGCAGAGGATAACATGGTGATACTTGCTCTTTTAGGGTACGGCGAATCTCTACGTTCTCAGCCCATGTCTTCAGAAAAAGGGCGAACTGATTACCTTCTTCATGTCATGGAGAATCTGGGGGCACGTCAGCCAGTGTTGGTCTGTCCTTCCATGAGTGGGCTCTTCTGTCTGCCGCTCCTCATGCAGCACCCTGACCGACTGAGAGGCTTCGTCCCCATTGCTCCAGTGGGCACCAAGAGCTTCAAACAGGAGCAGTATCAGCAGATACAGGTGTGGCCGCTGCACATCACATGCAAGTAAATGCTACACAAGTCATTTCTGAtttctcaaaggagaactaacccccgaataagaaaagcccctaccttctaccctagatagtccccacACCCTGCTTCCCCCCGTATAGCTCACATATCGGTacagagtaagtgcagcggagctcattgGTGACATCTTCCAGATCTTCGTTCTTCTTCGGGTTCTTCTTACGGaatttcagtgcatgcgcagttgctacgaaTTGGATGagtgctccaactgcgcatgctccaataAGGCGctccttactagtgatgggcgaatctgtcccatttcactttgctgaaaaattcgtgaaacggcaaaaaaattgtgaaaagcattgaagtcaatgggcgtcaaaataattttgatgcgcgacaatttttatacgctcggctattttgtccaaatgcagtaaagtcaatgggcgtctgaataattttgacgcgtgacaatttttatgagtGCAtccaatccatgcctggcgaatttatttgcccatcactactccataCACATGAAGAccaaagatccggaagatggggcccatgagctccgctgctcatactctgcacctatacatgagcaatgtatttgggacactttcaggggtaatggaCTATATGgtgggaagcagggagggggactatctagggtagtaggtaggggcttctCTTATAGGggtgtttagttctcttttaaaggaaaaaacatgTACACTACCATAGGGCCCTACATGGTCCCTTCTCCCCTGTCCCCAAACACATCAATGAGACCCCCCCGAACTTGAGGCAAGGGACATATCATTTTCCAATGTGCATGCTCCTGGTGGGCAATCACTGTCAGACAGCCAGGGACACAAAGAAAAACATCCAGACTTGGTGGCCACCAACCCCACTGCCAGTTCTGTCAAGACTAAAAGGTGTGGGGCAGTCGATTCATTTTGGGGTGAGTCTCCTTTGCGCAGTTGAGGAAGGGAATGGATCtgcaaaaaatcagtttttttttttgttctttgattCACTCCCTTATCAGTGAATATTTatccatataaaataaaaggtgcagcaaccaataggatgtttgtttttaaacaggagaccagtaaatactaccttttgtttggttgctattGGTGATAAAAACTGCAAAATTTAGCTTCTTCTATTTCATAACCCCTTAGTGTACTGAGGAGCAGGTACCTTGTATATGAGAGGTGGGACTGTCACCCATGTGGCAAATTTGTCATGTTTATAACTGGACACATTTCCGCAGATTGTAGACAAATGTTGGGAGAATATAAATCTTCCCTTAATGGACGTTTGCGCCTCTAGTTCCCCATTGAGAATAATCTCTGGTAGCACTAGGTTAGTTATGTGGTTACATAGCATATTGAGGTTATAGTGCAATATTACACTGTAAGCAACTTCAGAAGGACAGACATAGTGCTGTTTAAGtgttcagagtaaaaaaaaaaaaaaccaaatgaatGCCTCCAACAATGATCTAGACAACTAAGAAAAGGCAGTCGCTTGTAAACAAAAAACAGACCGCATTCTTACTGGAGGCATGAGCTGGGCTGCTGGCCCTAAaggatttggggaaaaaagttcTATCATGCAGTGTTGCTTTAAAATTCTGTTTTACATGGTGCTAGGATACAATGCCTATTATCCTCTAAGCTCTGATAATACAGTCAatactgggagatgtagtccaacAACAACATCTAGAAAGATCAACACTGGTATGGAAAGTTTATGTCTGCTTTAACGGGCACCTGCCACctgaaaaatgtttccccccactggaggtgcaggctaataaagCCCTCTCTCTGGCTGGTGAAAACAGTAGTGAAATAATGGCCCCTACCTGTGCTAGGCCACCTGCACTAGAAGGGTAGCCATGTTTAAGGCTGTGCCTGCTCATAATGAGCGGTTCACTCGACACACTTGTTATGAACATATGTGAGATGTCACACGCATGTATATAACAAACATATCAAAAGCGGTGACATTATTCTCACTTCCACAGTTTCCCGCACTGGGAGCTCCAGCCTGTACTAGGTGGGCATCTGCACTACTGCTCCTTGCttgttaaccttttttttttttaacattttaatctcTTCAGTTTCATAAGGCCCCGGACAAACACAAGTTTTTCCGCCACGGTCCGCGccacggtttttaaaaaaagctaactGCGGCGTAAATACGCTAGCGTAAGTGCCATTGCCTAAACTTGAAACCGCTAAGCGTATTTACGCAACGGTCAGCTTTTTTAAGAACCACAGAAAACGCTGTGGAAAAACTGTCCATACCCTAAGATATTATGTGTTTGGCAGGCCCAGGTGCAATAGCACCCTCtgcagttacgccactgctactGCATTTATGAACTGCTCCCTTTCCCCAGCTACAGCCTAAAAAGCAGCTCATTATTCAGAGGCTTCTCCGTGGGCTTTGCTTGACTATGCTCTTTGGAATCAGGAAGTAGCATGAGACTTCTGTttcatttcaaattttattttatttttagagcaagagctaaaaaaaaacaaaggaaaaaaatgtttcatacttaccgtaattttccttttctgGTCATCCCTATggcatttggcctttttcagcacgattcgggcgaatccttctgtctggctgaactgaatcctaatttgcatatgtaaattaggggtggggagggaaatcatgtgacttttcatcacaaaacaaggaagtgaaaaaaatgttcacactttttccctttactcccctaatttgcattgcaaattaggattcgatttggtattcggctgaatctatcacaaaggattcggggattcggctgaatcccaaatagtggatttggtgcatccctacagcataacaataacttttttttgttatgcacccatagggatgaccaggaaaattatgatcagcacaagccctactcatagatcaaattttgaaaaacaaagctTTCTATAAAGCAACATTAGCCAGGCTTTTGAGCCCTATGCAGTGGTGTTGCTAGTGAGGAACAGGTCTCGTTTCCATTGCAAGTGGGTCTTGGGTAAAGGCCATGTCAATTTGTGAACTTCCGCGTGGCTTTTAAAGGGAACATCAGATTGTTGTATAACCAGCCACTGCCTTGCTGCTTG encodes the following:
- the abhd14a.L gene encoding protein ABHD14A, giving the protein MGLGRHKLILLVLVLSVSVLLYLLLPSGQSERAMEQQTESLSSDPQSNITVRSATLSGDWPTFYREAVPRNGMDGVGSERFVVLLLHGRSFTSKTWQDLGTLSSLAEHGYRAVAIDLPGYGESLRSQPMSSEKGRTDYLLHVMENLGARQPVLVCPSMSGLFCLPLLMQHPDRLRGFVPIAPVGTKSFKQEQYQQIQVPTLIVYGTLDTNLGSQSLESLQLLPHHRLLPLEGAGHACYLDRPEEFHAALIQYLSNL